A window of Metabacillus sp. B2-18 contains these coding sequences:
- the cmk gene encoding (d)CMP kinase has protein sequence MEQKKLSVAIDGPAAAGKSTVAKIIAEDYSYIYIDTGAMYRALTFKALQEGIDLKDEKAVADILSKMKIELHPSKDGQLVMINGENVSDVIRTNEVTNNVSFVAMHSLVREEMLKRQRQLAIEGGVVMDGRDIGTHVLPNAELKIFLRASVEERAKRRHEENVKKGFSSNYEQLKQEIANRDKLDSEREVAPLKKAEDAIEIDTTALSIQDVVRKIEDYLEERL, from the coding sequence ATGGAGCAAAAAAAATTATCGGTGGCCATTGATGGACCAGCGGCTGCTGGAAAAAGTACAGTTGCTAAAATAATTGCAGAAGATTACTCATATATATACATAGATACTGGTGCCATGTACAGGGCTTTAACATTTAAAGCGCTACAAGAGGGGATCGATTTAAAAGACGAAAAAGCTGTAGCAGATATACTATCTAAAATGAAAATAGAATTACATCCTTCAAAAGACGGACAACTTGTCATGATAAATGGTGAGAATGTATCAGATGTGATTCGAACAAATGAAGTAACAAATAATGTTTCCTTTGTTGCTATGCATTCATTAGTAAGAGAAGAAATGCTAAAACGCCAACGTCAATTAGCAATTGAAGGCGGAGTTGTTATGGACGGACGAGATATAGGTACACATGTGTTACCTAATGCTGAATTAAAAATATTTTTAAGAGCATCTGTTGAAGAGAGAGCAAAAAGACGCCATGAGGAAAATGTAAAAAAAGGATTTTCATCTAACTATGAACAACTAAAGCAAGAAATTGCAAATCGTGACAAGCTTGATTCCGAAAGAGAGGTTGCTCCTCTGAAGAAGGCAGAAGATGCGATTGAAATTGACACCACAGCTTTGTCTATCCAAGATGTTGTTAGAAAAATAGAAGATTATTTAGAAGAAAGGCTTTGA
- a CDS encoding YpzI family protein — MGKDRQEKKLRKSQRVESDRDQSLTYPGATRVEGPEAARERNR; from the coding sequence ATGGGAAAAGATCGACAAGAAAAGAAATTAAGAAAAAGTCAACGTGTTGAGTCAGATCGTGATCAATCTTTAACTTATCCTGGTGCAACAAGAGTAGAGGGACCAGAAGCCGCAAGAGAAAGAAACAGATAA
- the fni gene encoding type 2 isopentenyl-diphosphate Delta-isomerase — MVSKRAQRKIEHIQHALSTGQQRSNGFDDVTFVHQSLPNLSVDDINLSSNVGELSLSSPLFINAMTGGGGEDTVIINEALAKAAAETKIAVAVGSQMSAIKDSSERPSYEIMRKVNSKGIILANLGSEATVDQAKTAIDMIEANALQIHINVVQELVMPEGDRDFTNAIKRIENIVKNVKVPVIVKEVGFGMNREVATHLAEIGVSAIDVGGFGGTNFSKIENMRREQVLSYFNSWGISTAASIAEVKHGQHDMSIIGSGGIRHSLDVAKAIGLGASAVGVAGYFLKIFIEKGYDELVQEIKQIHTDLTYIMTALGVKTIKGLQEAPLVISGNTHHWLNERGIETSSYSRR, encoded by the coding sequence ATGGTGAGTAAAAGAGCGCAAAGGAAAATAGAACATATTCAGCATGCATTATCTACTGGACAGCAACGTTCCAATGGATTTGATGATGTTACCTTTGTTCACCAAAGCTTACCAAACCTGTCTGTTGATGATATAAATTTATCATCTAATGTTGGCGAACTTTCCTTGAGTTCGCCTCTTTTTATAAATGCAATGACAGGTGGTGGCGGTGAGGACACGGTTATCATTAACGAAGCACTGGCAAAAGCTGCTGCAGAAACAAAAATCGCTGTAGCAGTTGGTTCACAAATGTCTGCAATCAAGGACAGTAGTGAAAGACCTTCCTATGAGATTATGAGGAAAGTTAATTCAAAAGGAATCATACTAGCTAATTTGGGTAGTGAGGCTACAGTTGATCAAGCTAAAACAGCTATTGATATGATTGAAGCAAACGCTTTGCAAATTCATATAAATGTTGTTCAGGAACTAGTTATGCCAGAAGGTGATCGAGATTTTACAAATGCTATTAAAAGAATTGAGAACATTGTTAAGAACGTAAAAGTACCTGTTATTGTGAAAGAAGTTGGCTTTGGGATGAATCGTGAAGTAGCAACACACTTAGCAGAGATTGGCGTATCTGCAATAGATGTAGGCGGTTTTGGCGGGACAAACTTTTCTAAGATTGAAAATATGCGTCGTGAACAAGTTTTAAGTTATTTTAATTCTTGGGGTATTTCTACTGCAGCTTCAATTGCTGAGGTGAAACATGGACAGCATGATATGTCTATCATCGGGTCTGGAGGTATTCGACACTCTCTTGATGTGGCTAAAGCAATAGGCTTGGGTGCTTCTGCTGTTGGAGTAGCCGGTTATTTTCTGAAAATATTTATTGAAAAAGGATATGATGAGTTAGTTCAAGAAATAAAACAGATACATACAGATTTAACCTATATCATGACAGCCCTTGGAGTGAAAACAATTAAAGGGCTTCAGGAGGCTCCCCTTGTCATAAGTGGAAATACACATCATTGGCTAAATGAAAGGGGTATCGAAACATCATCCTATAGTAGAAGGTAA
- a CDS encoding YphA family membrane protein — translation MEGIIFYWFMWLGWVVVTFIMRKNKSRVKLAFFLLVTILISKVFLVVSTFYINCSLIMFLLLGYYLAVKNKRKLVTFYLTNLTLTFAYAGIMLFHIYDPVWFIFDYRIIVSLIVSLLAIYLGKDPSQRFTFYLISVSQGEFLYWLIMSKFHDQLTFGTAAFLDMIVIGCAMIYLWTILQQFTLLVEQSLHRFQKQTKEKQG, via the coding sequence ATGGAAGGAATCATTTTTTACTGGTTTATGTGGTTAGGGTGGGTTGTGGTCACTTTCATAATGAGAAAAAACAAAAGTCGAGTGAAATTAGCGTTTTTCCTATTAGTAACAATATTAATAAGTAAGGTTTTTCTGGTTGTATCTACTTTTTATATCAATTGTTCATTAATCATGTTTTTGTTATTAGGATATTATTTAGCCGTGAAAAATAAACGCAAACTGGTTACTTTTTATTTGACCAATTTAACATTAACATTTGCATACGCAGGTATCATGTTATTTCACATTTATGATCCTGTTTGGTTTATATTTGATTACCGCATAATTGTAAGTCTGATTGTCAGCTTACTTGCTATTTACTTGGGCAAGGATCCTTCCCAACGATTTACATTTTATTTGATTTCAGTCTCTCAAGGGGAGTTTTTATATTGGTTGATTATGAGTAAATTCCATGATCAGTTAACATTTGGTACTGCTGCCTTTTTAGATATGATAGTAATTGGTTGTGCAATGATTTACTTATGGACCATTTTGCAACAGTTTACATTATTAGTAGAACAATCACTACACAGATTTCAAAAACAAACAAAGGAGAAGCAGGGATAA
- a CDS encoding YIEGIA family protein: MSEYTIPVLFGVVVGVLTRLHMLKTDYRQYPTYLHGKIIHVALGFIAAGLGTVAVPSIMEEDFTAITFLTLAASQFRDVRNMERNTLTVLDGYELVPRGNTYIEGIAIAFESRNYLVIFTSLLTTFAYLVLNIYVAIIVGIICFIACRKLMSGSRIKDLVDIKFVEPHFEGAGLYVDNIYIMNIGIPDKQQAILKYGMGFILTPKNANSKTTIANLGQRQAILHDVSTALGVVRDSGEPALVPLAKRDLDDGRLGVFVLPQDRDVDKAIQVIGDTPTLENAIRMPSEAKANRQGGE; encoded by the coding sequence ATGAGTGAATATACGATACCAGTGCTTTTTGGAGTTGTTGTTGGAGTATTAACCAGACTTCATATGCTTAAAACTGATTATAGACAATACCCCACTTACTTGCATGGGAAAATCATCCATGTTGCCCTTGGCTTCATTGCAGCTGGCTTAGGGACAGTTGCTGTTCCTTCCATAATGGAAGAAGATTTTACAGCGATTACGTTTCTTACTTTAGCTGCTTCTCAATTTAGGGATGTAAGGAATATGGAAAGAAATACATTAACTGTTTTAGATGGCTATGAACTTGTCCCTAGAGGGAATACATATATAGAAGGAATTGCCATTGCTTTTGAAAGCAGAAATTATCTTGTCATATTCACTTCACTTTTAACTACTTTTGCTTACTTGGTCCTTAATATTTATGTCGCTATTATTGTTGGAATTATTTGCTTCATTGCTTGTCGTAAACTCATGTCCGGAAGTAGAATAAAAGATCTTGTAGACATAAAATTTGTAGAACCTCATTTTGAAGGTGCTGGACTATATGTTGACAATATTTATATTATGAACATAGGTATTCCTGACAAGCAACAGGCTATCCTTAAATATGGAATGGGGTTTATATTAACACCTAAGAATGCCAACTCAAAAACAACCATTGCTAACTTGGGGCAACGACAAGCCATTCTTCATGATGTGTCCACTGCATTAGGAGTTGTTCGTGATTCCGGAGAGCCTGCACTTGTGCCCTTAGCTAAAAGAGATTTAGATGACGGACGCCTTGGGGTGTTTGTTTTACCTCAAGATCGAGATGTTGACAAAGCCATACAAGTGATTGGAGATACACCGACCCTTGAAAATGCAATAAGAATGCCATCTGAAGCGAAGGCGAACCGTCAAGGAGGGGAATAA
- a CDS encoding lysophospholipid acyltransferase family protein, with translation MSLYPFARSVVAGILKPTFRIKVEGLEHFPKEGGVLLCTNHISNLDPPVVGVTAPRKVLFMAKDELFQVPVLKQLLNNFGTFPVKRGGGDREALRAGLKVLKEGNVLGLFPEGTRSKDGKLGKGMPGAGFFALRSTAAVVPCAIIGPYKSFSTLRVVYGKPINMEEYREKKISTEEMTSIIMEEIGKLIQK, from the coding sequence GTGTCATTATATCCATTTGCCCGGTCAGTTGTTGCTGGTATTTTAAAACCAACGTTTCGTATTAAAGTAGAAGGACTTGAGCATTTCCCCAAAGAGGGCGGGGTCTTATTGTGTACCAATCATATTAGTAATTTAGATCCACCGGTTGTTGGGGTTACAGCTCCAAGAAAAGTATTGTTCATGGCAAAAGACGAACTTTTTCAAGTGCCGGTTTTGAAACAATTACTGAACAATTTTGGTACATTTCCTGTTAAGCGTGGTGGAGGCGACCGTGAAGCGTTAAGAGCTGGATTAAAAGTTCTTAAAGAAGGAAATGTATTAGGATTATTCCCAGAAGGTACAAGAAGCAAAGATGGAAAACTCGGTAAGGGTATGCCTGGTGCCGGTTTCTTTGCGCTTCGTTCTACAGCTGCAGTTGTTCCTTGTGCTATAATAGGACCATATAAATCTTTTTCAACGCTAAGAGTTGTATACGGAAAGCCAATAAATATGGAAGAATATCGTGAGAAAAAAATTAGTACAGAAGAAATGACATCTATTATTATGGAAGAAATAGGTAAACTTATCCAAAAATAA
- a CDS encoding flagellar brake protein, protein MIKIGDVISLETKGAKLERLKCKLVEKKGNKLYIDYPINQETGRSAFLMLGTQLVASFVSNESVFRFQTEVTGRIKENIPMISLTYPGDDQLIKIQRRQFVRIDANLDVAIYSLQNEFQAFTAVTADISAGGTALLLPKSIKLKEKQEIVIWFSLPFQNEGIEYIKVKGKIIRFIPADHDLFVKAPIEFQNIDEDTRQVLIRFCFNQQILIRRKGLTVE, encoded by the coding sequence GTGATAAAAATTGGGGATGTTATTTCGTTAGAAACGAAGGGCGCAAAATTAGAGAGACTAAAATGTAAACTAGTAGAAAAAAAGGGCAATAAACTATATATTGATTACCCTATAAACCAAGAGACAGGCCGTTCAGCCTTCTTAATGTTAGGGACACAACTTGTTGCTTCGTTTGTTTCGAATGAAAGTGTTTTTCGTTTTCAAACAGAGGTTACAGGACGAATAAAAGAAAATATTCCAATGATCTCACTTACGTATCCTGGTGATGACCAATTAATCAAAATTCAAAGAAGACAATTTGTACGTATTGATGCAAATCTAGATGTAGCCATTTATTCTTTGCAAAATGAGTTTCAAGCTTTTACTGCAGTTACAGCTGACATTAGTGCAGGAGGAACAGCATTACTTCTTCCGAAATCTATCAAATTAAAAGAAAAACAGGAAATTGTTATTTGGTTCTCCCTACCATTTCAAAATGAAGGAATTGAATACATTAAAGTAAAAGGTAAGATCATTCGGTTTATTCCTGCAGATCATGATTTGTTTGTTAAGGCACCTATTGAGTTTCAAAATATCGATGAAGATACCAGGCAGGTTTTAATTCGCTTTTGCTTTAATCAACAAATACTCATTCGTAGAAAAGGGTTAACAGTCGAATAA
- a CDS encoding YpfB family protein, which translates to MKRFERILIKLIVIQFIALVCVQVLIQNTTVQPYLSRVVQYEGVNKITITEWLETFSQ; encoded by the coding sequence TTGAAACGATTTGAGCGAATTTTAATTAAACTAATTGTTATTCAATTCATTGCCCTAGTATGTGTACAGGTACTTATACAAAATACCACGGTTCAACCATACTTATCACGAGTTGTCCAGTATGAAGGTGTAAACAAAATAACCATTACTGAATGGCTAGAAACGTTTAGTCAATAA
- the rpsA gene encoding 30S ribosomal protein S1 — protein MVEELNSVQVETPEVGDVVKGIVTKVEEKQVIVEIENCKHSGIIPISELSSLHVEKASDVINENDELELKVLKVEEEALVLSKRAVDAEKAWDALEQKYESKEVFNAEVKDVVKGGLVVDLGVRGFIPASLVEAHFVEDFSDYMGKTLSLIVVELDREKNRVILSHRAVIEKEQNEKKSEILDSINVGSTIEGTVQRLTDFGAFVDIGGIDGLVHISQLSHSHIDKPSDVVEEGQKVTVKVLGIDRDNERISLSIKETLPGPWANVTNNVKPGDVLDGVVKRLVSFGAFVEIQPGVEGLVHISQISNKHIGTPQEVLEENQEVKVKVLDINESDKRISLSIRELEETTKASNEDLTNYQAAQEESSSGFQLGEMIGDQLKKLK, from the coding sequence ATGGTAGAAGAACTAAACAGTGTTCAAGTGGAAACACCTGAAGTTGGTGATGTTGTAAAAGGAATCGTAACAAAGGTTGAAGAAAAACAGGTGATTGTCGAAATAGAAAATTGTAAGCATTCCGGTATCATTCCAATCAGCGAACTTTCTAGTCTTCATGTGGAAAAGGCTTCTGATGTAATAAATGAAAATGATGAACTAGAATTAAAAGTTTTAAAGGTGGAAGAAGAAGCGTTGGTGCTTTCAAAAAGAGCCGTTGATGCTGAAAAAGCATGGGATGCATTAGAACAAAAATATGAATCTAAAGAAGTTTTTAATGCAGAAGTTAAAGATGTTGTAAAAGGCGGACTTGTTGTTGATTTAGGTGTCAGAGGCTTTATTCCTGCATCTTTAGTCGAAGCTCATTTTGTTGAGGACTTCTCTGATTATATGGGGAAAACTCTTTCTTTAATTGTTGTAGAATTAGATCGTGAAAAAAATCGTGTTATTCTCTCGCATCGTGCAGTAATTGAAAAAGAGCAAAATGAAAAGAAATCAGAAATACTTGATTCTATAAATGTTGGTTCCACAATCGAAGGAACAGTTCAACGCCTAACGGATTTTGGTGCATTTGTTGATATTGGTGGAATTGATGGGTTGGTTCACATCTCACAATTATCACATAGTCATATTGACAAACCATCTGATGTAGTGGAAGAAGGACAAAAAGTAACCGTTAAAGTTCTTGGAATAGATCGTGATAATGAAAGAATATCATTATCAATTAAAGAAACTCTGCCTGGACCTTGGGCTAACGTTACTAATAATGTAAAACCTGGTGATGTTCTAGATGGTGTAGTTAAACGTTTAGTATCGTTTGGTGCATTTGTTGAAATTCAACCTGGTGTAGAAGGACTTGTTCATATTTCACAAATTTCAAACAAACATATTGGTACTCCACAAGAAGTTCTTGAAGAAAATCAAGAAGTGAAAGTAAAAGTACTAGATATAAATGAATCTGATAAACGTATTTCTCTAAGTATTCGTGAATTAGAAGAAACGACAAAAGCATCAAATGAAGATTTGACAAATTATCAAGCAGCACAAGAAGAATCTTCTTCGGGTTTTCAATTAGGTGAAATGATTGGAGATCAATTAAAAAAATTAAAATAA
- a CDS encoding IS3 family transposase (programmed frameshift) → MGKNVYSSETKWAVVKDKMSGQFTNEEIMKKYGIKNVSQIKTWMKWYRENQVHRFNQPIGKQYTYGKGPDTQSDDEKKERQITHLKQENEILKKVFGTRKGVEKEVVLQLVLKLRKKYTVTAILAALNIPRATYYRWASSQPRELSTKEKAIISLCEATKYRYGYRKIKKLLKHKYRIELNRNTVQQIMQKHNLQCRVKPKRKWKSQGESVIVAPNLLQRDFTASMHNQKWVTDITYIQYGSSTLYLSTIIDLYNNQIVSYKLYTHQQTPLVIDTLKEALEVRGNPKGVIIHSDQGSVYTSYSFQNFVKENNLVSSMSRRGNCWDNAVIESFHSNLKSEEFQYIKFNSMSLEKVREHVDQYMKYYNEERIQEKLGYHTPIEFGNMAA, encoded by the exons GTGGGCAAAAACGTATATTCAAGTGAAACAAAGTGGGCAGTAGTAAAGGACAAGATGAGTGGTCAGTTTACAAATGAAGAAATTATGAAGAAGTATGGAATAAAGAATGTATCTCAAATTAAAACTTGGATGAAATGGTATCGCGAAAATCAAGTACATAGATTTAATCAGCCTATAGGTAAACAGTATACTTATGGAAAAGGGCCGGATACTCAGAGTGACGATGAAAAGAAAGAGAGACAAATTACACATTTAAAACAGGAGAATGAAATCCTAA AAAAAGTATTTGGAACTCGAAAAGGAGTTGAAAAAGAAGTAGTTCTTCAGTTGGTTCTGAAGTTGCGCAAAAAATATACGGTTACAGCCATTTTGGCGGCTTTAAACATTCCTAGGGCTACCTACTATCGTTGGGCATCATCACAACCAAGAGAACTATCTACCAAAGAAAAGGCGATTATTTCACTCTGTGAAGCGACTAAATATCGTTATGGGTACAGAAAAATCAAAAAATTATTAAAGCATAAGTATCGAATTGAGTTAAATCGCAACACAGTTCAACAAATAATGCAAAAACATAATCTACAATGTCGAGTGAAGCCTAAACGCAAATGGAAGTCTCAAGGAGAATCAGTTATAGTCGCACCGAACCTCTTACAACGAGACTTTACTGCATCTATGCATAACCAGAAGTGGGTAACGGATATAACTTATATTCAATATGGTTCATCTACATTGTATTTATCAACCATTATAGACCTATACAATAATCAAATTGTGTCTTACAAACTATATACACATCAACAAACTCCTTTAGTTATAGACACTTTAAAAGAAGCTTTAGAAGTAAGGGGTAATCCCAAAGGAGTTATCATACATTCTGATCAAGGCAGTGTATATACTTCATACTCGTTCCAAAACTTTGTGAAAGAAAATAATTTAGTGAGTAGTATGTCAAGAAGAGGAAACTGTTGGGATAATGCAGTAATTGAGTCATTTCACTCAAATTTAAAATCTGAGGAATTTCAATATATAAAGTTTAACTCAATGTCTCTGGAAAAGGTTAGAGAGCATGTAGATCAATATATGAAATATTACAATGAAGAGCGTATCCAAGAAAAATTAGGCTACCACACACCAATAGAGTTTGGTAATATGGCAGCCTAA